The nucleotide sequence TAATCGATCTTGGCACGGAGCGTATGCAGCGGCACGCGGCCTTCGCGGTACCACTCGGTACGTGCCATTTCAGCACCACCGAGGCGGCCAGCGACGGCGATACGGATACCCTTGGCACCGGCACGCTGTGCATTCTGCATTACTTTCTTCATCGCACGGCGGAACGCAACACGGCGCTCCAGCTGTGTCGCAACGTTCTCAGCAACGAGCTGCGCCGCGATCATCGACTTTTTCTCTTCTTTGATGTTGACGGCAATATCTTTGCCGATCAGGTTCTGAAGCTTCGTTTTGAGCTTCTCGATATCAGCACCTTTTTTACCGATGATGATACCCGGGCGTGCTGCGACGATGGTGACGCGCAGACGCTTGACCGTACGCTCGATGATGATGTTGTTCACACCCGCATAGTAGAGTTCCTTTTTCAGGAAAGTACGGATTTTGTGGTCTTCGCCCAGGTTGGCCGGTGCGTTTTTGAAATTCGGATACCAGCGGGACTCCCAGTTACGGTTGATGCCCAGACGGAATCCGATCGGATTGACTTTCTGACCCATAATTATTTACCCTCTACTTCTACTAAGATGTGTGCCGTCGGTTTGCGGATCCCGCTAGCCATACCGCGAGCACGCGGACGGAAGCGCTTGAGAACCGGACCGTTGTCAACACGGCAAGAAGTGATCACACAGTCGCTGGCATCGTTGCCGCTGTTCGCGACAGCCGATGCGACGACTTTGGAGATGATCTTCGCCGCTTTGTTCGGCGTGAACTCCAGTGCAGCGATCGCTTCTTCAGCGTTCATGCCCTGGATTTCGCGTGCGATGAGGCGAGACTTCGTCGGAGAGACGCGGATAAATTTCAACAGTGCTCTTGCCATCTTTTAGCCCTTTCTCTGTACAGAGCCCTTGTGGCCCTTGAAAGTACGTGTCGGAGCGAACTCACCGAGCTTGTAGCCGATGTGGTTCTCTGTCACGTAGACCGGTACAAACTGGCGTCCGTTGTGGACGTTCATAGTCAGACCGATCATATCCGGCAGGATCACGCTGCGGCGTGACCATGTCTTGATAGGCTTATTGCTCTTCGCTTCTTTGGCTGCGAGCACTTTTTTCATCAAATGGTCGTCTACGAACGGACCTTTTTTTACTGAACGTGCCATCGATTAACCTTTCTTACGACGAGTGATAATAAGCTTATCGCTCGCTTTTTTACGACGCGTTTTCGCACCCTTGGTCGGTTTACCCCACGGAGTAACCGGGTGACGACCGGAGTTTGTTTTACCTTCACCACCACCGTGCGGGTGGTCAATCGGGTTCATCGCGGAACCGCGCGTCTGCGGACGGATACCCATGTGGCGTGTACGGCCGGCTTTCGCGAAGACGATGTTGCTGTACTCTTCGTTACCGACAGTACCGATCGTCGCCATACACTCGCCGAGGACGTAGCGCATCTCACCGGAAGGCAGACGCAGGGAGACGTACTTGCCGTCACGACCCATGATCTGAGCAGATGTACCGGCAGAGCGGACCATCTGGGCACCTTTGCCCGGCTTGAGCTCGACATTGTGGACGGTAGTACCGACCGGAATGCTTTTGAGCTTCATCGCGTTGCCCGGCTTGATGTCGAGCCCTTCTGCTGCTGCGGCAACAGCGTCACCGACAGTCAGGCCTTTCGGCTGAAGGATGTAACGCTTTTCACCGTCCGCGTAGTTGATCAGCGCGATGCGGCAGTTGCGGTATGGATCGTATTCGATCGCAGCGACTTTGCCCGGAACGCCGAACTTGTTACGTTTGAAATCGATGATACGGTACAGTTTCTTCGCACCACCCTGCTTGTGGCGGGATGTGATGCGCCCGTTGTTGTTACGACCAGCGCTAACCGGCAGTTTGACCAGCAGAGAGCGGACAGATGCCTTTGCTGTAATGTCACCGGAGTCGATGTTCGTATAGAAACGGCGACTCGGGGTAATTGGTCTGTAGGTTTTAATTGCCATGATTACACCGCCATCGATTCGATTGCCGCGCCTTCAGGCAGCTTTACGTAGAACTTTTTAAAGTCGTTCTGCTTGCCC is from Sulfurimonas sp. HSL-1656 and encodes:
- the rpsC gene encoding 30S ribosomal protein S3, which encodes MGQKVNPIGFRLGINRNWESRWYPNFKNAPANLGEDHKIRTFLKKELYYAGVNNIIIERTVKRLRVTIVAARPGIIIGKKGADIEKLKTKLQNLIGKDIAVNIKEEKKSMIAAQLVAENVATQLERRVAFRRAMKKVMQNAQRAGAKGIRIAVAGRLGGAEMARTEWYREGRVPLHTLRAKIDYGFAEAHTTYGIIGIKVWIFKGEVLSKGIQPEPKEEEVKRERRGRAPRKAD
- the rplV gene encoding 50S ribosomal protein L22, whose translation is MARALLKFIRVSPTKSRLIAREIQGMNAEEAIAALEFTPNKAAKIISKVVASAVANSGNDASDCVITSCRVDNGPVLKRFRPRARGMASGIRKPTAHILVEVEGK
- the rpsS gene encoding 30S ribosomal protein S19, with protein sequence MARSVKKGPFVDDHLMKKVLAAKEAKSNKPIKTWSRRSVILPDMIGLTMNVHNGRQFVPVYVTENHIGYKLGEFAPTRTFKGHKGSVQRKG
- the rplB gene encoding 50S ribosomal protein L2, producing MAIKTYRPITPSRRFYTNIDSGDITAKASVRSLLVKLPVSAGRNNNGRITSRHKQGGAKKLYRIIDFKRNKFGVPGKVAAIEYDPYRNCRIALINYADGEKRYILQPKGLTVGDAVAAAAEGLDIKPGNAMKLKSIPVGTTVHNVELKPGKGAQMVRSAGTSAQIMGRDGKYVSLRLPSGEMRYVLGECMATIGTVGNEEYSNIVFAKAGRTRHMGIRPQTRGSAMNPIDHPHGGGEGKTNSGRHPVTPWGKPTKGAKTRRKKASDKLIITRRKKG